The Tautonia marina genome segment TGAAGAAGCGAAGGTCGGAGCGGAGGCGGCGAACCGAGGTCCGCATCTGGTGGATGTCCTCGGGGAGGAACTGGCGGGCTCCCGGCTCATGGGAAAGCATGCGTAAGACGTCATCACCCAGTGCGGCCCGCACGACCAGGCCGATCGACGATCGGGCCGTCCGACCGCGTCGAGCTTGCTGCTTCAGGGCTTTGAGTGAGTGTGATTTCATCTCAACAAGAACCCGATGATGAGCTTTCGGCCAGGGATCGGGCGAATCCCGGACGATCGGACCAACGCGAACGATCGGCGTTTCAGAGGGATTCGACAAACGCTTCGACGGTCTTCCGGAAGGTCAATCCGGCTTCGATGTGCGGGAGGTGGCCGACCTCGGGCAGTTCGACGAGCCGAGCGCCGGGAATCAATTGCGCCAGCTCGGCCGACTTCTCGGGAGGGTTGACCAGGTCGCGATTCCCGACGATGGCGAGCGTTGGCACCTGGATCTGGCCGAGGCGGTCGCGGGCTTCGTGCTCCAGCGCGGCCTGGGCCTGTCGGGCGTAGGCTTCGGCATCCTGGGGGAACTCATTTCGCTCGGCGAACCGGATGAGGCCATCGACCTGGGCCGGGTGTTCGAGGAAGGCAGGACCGACGAGCCAGGGCATGACCAGTCGGGTGAACTCGGCCGGCTCGCACTTGCGTCGCAGGTCGATCCAGGACTGGAGCAAGGCGCGACGCCAGGTATCGGTTCCGGCGTGGGACGAGGCGAGGACGAGGGCTCGAACGCGGTCGGGATGGCGCAGGGCCAGTTCCTGGGCAATCAGCCCTCCCATCGACTGCCCGACGATGATGGCCGGCCCCAGGCCAAGGGAGGCGAGGACCGCGGCGGTGTCGTCGGCCAGATCGGCGATGGTGT includes the following:
- a CDS encoding alpha/beta fold hydrolase yields the protein MPELFLNGRNLYHDDQGPRDGLPLVFLPGLGGDHRAFAVAIRHFAKRFRVLGLDHRDAGRSDRDPNGYTIADLADDTAAVLASLGLGPAIIVGQSMGGLIAQELALRHPDRVRALVLASSHAGTDTWRRALLQSWIDLRRKCEPAEFTRLVMPWLVGPAFLEHPAQVDGLIRFAERNEFPQDAEAYARQAQAALEHEARDRLGQIQVPTLAIVGNRDLVNPPEKSAELAQLIPGARLVELPEVGHLPHIEAGLTFRKTVEAFVESL